A section of the Paenibacillus odorifer genome encodes:
- the lepB gene encoding signal peptidase I, producing the protein MNQEPQVDYTRNRKQRHRSSRSKTSLGGRLVSEMKDWLLTAVIVFAVMSVLNVFVFNISTVKGQSMQPTLWEGERLFINKISLLFVNPKHGDVVILHDPSTGPSHKEYLVKRVIGIPGDIIEVRNHQLYVNGKIVNEPYIDTEIEDPDFAALTVESGNYFVMGDNRHASASKDSRYFGSISQDMIVGRADYIWWPLSKLNRL; encoded by the coding sequence TTGAATCAGGAGCCCCAAGTAGATTACACGAGAAATAGGAAACAAAGACATAGATCCTCCAGATCCAAGACTTCCCTGGGCGGTCGTTTGGTCTCGGAAATGAAGGATTGGCTGCTTACAGCTGTGATTGTTTTTGCTGTGATGTCTGTTCTTAATGTTTTTGTGTTCAATATATCAACAGTTAAAGGTCAGTCTATGCAGCCAACACTCTGGGAAGGAGAAAGGCTCTTCATTAATAAAATTTCATTGCTGTTCGTAAATCCAAAACATGGTGATGTTGTCATTCTTCATGATCCAAGTACCGGACCTAGTCATAAGGAGTATTTAGTGAAGCGGGTGATTGGCATACCTGGAGATATCATAGAGGTACGGAATCATCAGTTATACGTAAATGGAAAAATAGTGAATGAGCCCTATATTGATACTGAGATTGAAGATCCGGATTTTGCAGCGTTAACCGTGGAAAGTGGCAATTATTTTGTAATGGGCGATAACCGTCATGCTTCAGCCAGCAAGGACAGCCGTTACTTCGGCTCTATTTCACAGGATATGATTGTCGGCAGGGCTGATTATATATGGTGGCCTCTGTCAAAACTGAATAGATTATAA
- a CDS encoding superoxide dismutase, producing MAFQLPALPYPNNALEPHIDALTMEIHHDRHHNTYVTNLNAALEKAPELQSKSIEELLTDLNAVPEAIRTAVRNNGGGHANHTLFWEVIGPNGGGAPTGALAEAIDKELGGFEKFKEDFAAAATTRFGSGWAWLVVKDGKLAVTSTPNQDNPISEGATPILGLDVWEHAYYLNYQNKRPDYIKAFWNVVNWEEVGKRYESAK from the coding sequence ATGGCATTTCAATTACCGGCACTTCCTTATCCGAACAACGCACTCGAACCACACATCGACGCATTGACGATGGAAATTCACCATGACAGACACCATAACACATATGTAACTAATCTGAATGCAGCTTTGGAAAAAGCACCTGAATTGCAAAGCAAAAGCATTGAAGAGCTTCTTACAGATCTGAACGCTGTACCTGAAGCTATCCGTACTGCTGTTCGCAACAATGGTGGCGGACACGCTAACCACACCCTGTTCTGGGAAGTTATCGGACCAAACGGCGGCGGCGCACCAACTGGTGCATTGGCTGAAGCTATCGATAAAGAACTGGGCGGATTCGAAAAATTCAAAGAAGATTTCGCAGCAGCAGCAACTACTCGTTTCGGCAGCGGCTGGGCTTGGCTAGTTGTTAAAGATGGCAAACTGGCAGTAACAAGCACACCTAACCAAGACAACCCAATCAGCGAAGGCGCTACTCCAATCCTCGGACTTGATGTATGGGAGCACGCTTACTACCTGAACTACCAAAACAAACGCCCTGATTACATCAAAGCGTTCTGGAACGTAGTAAACTGGGAAGAAGTTGGCAAACGTTACGAAAGCGCAAAATAA
- a CDS encoding GNAT family N-acetyltransferase translates to MHVRSFQLSDVSPVTDLLQTALSEECFENTIEPFSRQLSWDSDLIVVAEDEEEIVGALIGTIEKNHGCYFRIAVHPDYRRRGVGRSLVSAMESRFQARKVSGIYVAVDEHNSFALPLYEAMGYSENQIFKSVRKLSIVG, encoded by the coding sequence ATGCACGTTCGTTCCTTTCAATTAAGCGACGTTAGCCCTGTGACTGATTTGCTGCAAACCGCATTATCGGAAGAGTGTTTCGAGAACACTATCGAGCCTTTCTCCAGGCAGCTTTCATGGGATTCAGATCTCATTGTAGTTGCGGAAGATGAAGAAGAAATTGTTGGAGCACTGATTGGTACGATTGAGAAAAACCACGGTTGTTATTTCCGGATTGCTGTACATCCTGATTATCGCCGCAGAGGAGTCGGCAGAAGTCTGGTATCGGCTATGGAATCCAGGTTTCAAGCTCGTAAAGTCAGTGGTATCTATGTAGCCGTCGATGAGCATAATTCTTTTGCTTTGCCATTGTATGAAGCTATGGGATATAGCGAGAATCAAATCTTCAAATCTGTCCGGAAGCTGAGCATTGTTGGGTAA